A genome region from Coffea arabica cultivar ET-39 chromosome 7e, Coffea Arabica ET-39 HiFi, whole genome shotgun sequence includes the following:
- the LOC113701723 gene encoding protein MODIFIED TRANSPORT TO THE VACUOLE 1-like isoform X1, which translates to MDQSRRAVESYWRSRMIDGATSDEDKVTPVYKLEEICELLRSSHIGIVKEVSEFILKRLQHKSPVVKQKALRLIKYAVGKSGAEFRREMQRNSVAVRQLIHYKGQPDPLKGDALNKAVRETAQEALSALFASEDSKPLPTESLGSRIQGFGNTNFEMATEDKKSFLTEVVNIGSSTIKQGFSSLTQSPSLKKNDTGTYRSPNLRRSLTTETDFEDRYEGVRSHSESQNTSRLSSNAGSGNWSQDVRSSQLDTINADSSPSYEKTHEHRLLETIVTSGGVRLQPTRDAIQIFLVEASKLDALALCHALESKLQSPLWQVRMKAVCVLEAILRKKNEEHFSTMALYFSENRDVVDKCSESPQASLREKANKVLCLLDGEQTGGLGHQEKPLKAEATAVQMPDLIDTGDADDLFGTDDSTKIQNASSTTNISTSSTPLIDNLFGEGMGTDFGVSEQKNDDDPFVDVSFHNSSNKEHEADIFSGMALDSSRIAETHVAVNEIRPELLDIFGPNSEVSQVIDIPNKDVNDIMSTLSISGINSANVKQNGTSWGGQDSTVNPSHQVSSDAFNSILASQTTGTNSDPMFALGATPYNMPPGFVMNPSFTPQQINYTAMASLLAQQQLLASMSNFQQLEKLQPNPGAGSNGSYSSPLPDIFNPAVPNQPTSMMSTSKKEETKAFDFISDHVAAARDQKRVV; encoded by the exons ATGGATCAGAGCAGGAGAGCGGTGGAGTCGTACTGGAGGTCGCGGATGATCGACGGCGCTACCTCCGACGAGGATAAGGTCACTCCGGTCTACAAATTGGAGGAGATTTGTGAGCTGCTCCGCTCGTCTCATATCGGCATCGTCAAAGAAGTGTCTGAATTTATCCTCAAACGCCTCCAACACAAATCCCCCGTTGTCAAACAAAAA GCTCTAAGATTGATCAAATATGCTGTGGGAAAGTCGGGTGCAGAATTTAGGAGAGAGATGCAAAGGAATTCTGTGGCTGTGCGACAGTTAATTCACTATAAAGGACAGCCAGATCCTTTAAAAGGTGATGCTCTGAATAAGGCTGTACGTGAGACAGCCCAAGAAGCTTTGTCTGCTCTATTTGCTTCGGAGGATAGTAAACCTTTGCCTACTGAAAGTCTTGGCAGTCGGATTCAAGGATTTGGAAATACAAACTTTGAAATGGCAACAGAAGATAAGAAGTCTTTTCTTACCGAGGTGGTTAATATTGGAAGTAGTACAATAAAGCAGGGATTTAGTAGTTTAACGCAATCCCCATCCCTCAAAAAGAATGACACTGGGACATATAGGAGTCCAAACCTACGGAGATCATTGACTACAGAAACTGATTTTGAAGATCGATATGAAGGAGTTAGATCTCATAGTGAGAGCCAGAATACTTCTAGGCTTTCTAGTAATGCTGGTTCTGGAAATTGGAGTCAGGATGTTAGATCGTCCCAATTAGATACAATTAATGCTGATTCCAGTCCAAGTTATGAGAAAACTCATGAGCATAGGCTATTGGAAACTATTGTGACTTCTGGTGGTGTGCGACTACAACCCACACGAGATGCCATTCAGATTTTCCTTGTGGAGGCATCAAAATTGGATGCTCTGGCTTTATGTCATGCCCTTGAATCAAAGCTGCAATCTCCCTTGTGGCAG GTTCGCATGAAAGCTGTTTGCGTTCTTGAGGCcatattgagaaaaaaaaatgaagaacattTTTCTACCATGGCACTTTATTTTAGCGAAAACAGGGATGTGGTGGATAAATGTTCTGAATCTCCTCAGGCTTCACTTAGGGAAAAAGCAAATAAG GTCTTGTGCCTTTTGGATGGTGAACAAACTGGTGGACTGGGCCATCAAGAGAAACCATTGAAGGCTGAAGCAACTGCTGTTCAGATGCCAGACTTGATAGACACCGGTGATGCAGATGACCTTTTTGGAACTGATGATTCAACAAAGATCCAAAATGCTTCTAGCACTACAAATATCTCGACTTCTTCTACTCCtttgattgataatttatttGGAGAAGGCATGGGTACTGATTTTGGTGTTAGTGAACAGAAAAATGATGATGACCCTTTTGTAGATGTGTCATTCCACAACAGCAGTAATAAGGAACATGAAGCTGATATATTTTCTGGAATGGCTCTTGATAGCTCACGCATTGCTGAAACCCATGTGGCAGTTAATGAGATTAGACCTGAGTTACTTGATATTTTTGGTCCCAACTCTGAAGTTTCCCAAGTCATAGACATTCCTAACAAAGACGTAAATGACATAATGAGCACGTTGTCTATAAGTGGAATTAACTCAGCCAATGTCAAGCAAAATGGAACCTCCTGGGGAGGACAAGATTCCACAGTAAATCCAAGTCATCAGGTTTCTAGTGATGCCTTCAACAGCATTCTTGCTTCCCAAACCACCGGGACAAATTCTGATCCCATGTTTGCTTTGGGTGCTACACCATATAATATGCCACCAGGTTTTGTTATGAATCCATCATTTACTCCtcagcaaattaattatacTGCAATGGCCAGTCTGCTTGCCCAACAGCAGCTTCTGGCATCCATGTCAAACTTCCAGCAGCTTGAAAAATTGCAGCCAAATCCTGGTGCTGGATCTAATGGGAGCTACTCTTCACCGCTCCCAGACATTTTTAATCCTGCTGTCCCAAATCAACCCACTTCAATGATGAGTACTTCAAAGAAAGAGGAGACAAAAGCATTTGACTTTATCTCG GACCATGTGGCTGCTGCTCGCGATCAAAAAAGAGTAGTTTGA
- the LOC113701723 gene encoding protein MODIFIED TRANSPORT TO THE VACUOLE 1-like isoform X2 → MDQSRRAVESYWRSRMIDGATSDEDKVTPVYKLEEICELLRSSHIGIVKEVSEFILKRLQHKSPVVKQKALRLIKYAVGKSGAEFRREMQRNSVAVRQLIHYKGQPDPLKGDALNKAVRETAQEALSALFASEDSKPLPTESLGSRIQGFGNTNFEMATEDKKSFLTEVVNIGSSTIKQGFSSLTQSPSLKKNDTGTYRSPNLRRSLTTETDFEDRYEGVRSHSESQNTSRLSSNAGSGNWSQDVRSSQLDTINADSSPSYEKTHEHRLLETIVTSGGVRLQPTRDAIQIFLVEASKLDALALCHALESKLQSPLWQVLCLLDGEQTGGLGHQEKPLKAEATAVQMPDLIDTGDADDLFGTDDSTKIQNASSTTNISTSSTPLIDNLFGEGMGTDFGVSEQKNDDDPFVDVSFHNSSNKEHEADIFSGMALDSSRIAETHVAVNEIRPELLDIFGPNSEVSQVIDIPNKDVNDIMSTLSISGINSANVKQNGTSWGGQDSTVNPSHQVSSDAFNSILASQTTGTNSDPMFALGATPYNMPPGFVMNPSFTPQQINYTAMASLLAQQQLLASMSNFQQLEKLQPNPGAGSNGSYSSPLPDIFNPAVPNQPTSMMSTSKKEETKAFDFISDHVAAARDQKRVV, encoded by the exons ATGGATCAGAGCAGGAGAGCGGTGGAGTCGTACTGGAGGTCGCGGATGATCGACGGCGCTACCTCCGACGAGGATAAGGTCACTCCGGTCTACAAATTGGAGGAGATTTGTGAGCTGCTCCGCTCGTCTCATATCGGCATCGTCAAAGAAGTGTCTGAATTTATCCTCAAACGCCTCCAACACAAATCCCCCGTTGTCAAACAAAAA GCTCTAAGATTGATCAAATATGCTGTGGGAAAGTCGGGTGCAGAATTTAGGAGAGAGATGCAAAGGAATTCTGTGGCTGTGCGACAGTTAATTCACTATAAAGGACAGCCAGATCCTTTAAAAGGTGATGCTCTGAATAAGGCTGTACGTGAGACAGCCCAAGAAGCTTTGTCTGCTCTATTTGCTTCGGAGGATAGTAAACCTTTGCCTACTGAAAGTCTTGGCAGTCGGATTCAAGGATTTGGAAATACAAACTTTGAAATGGCAACAGAAGATAAGAAGTCTTTTCTTACCGAGGTGGTTAATATTGGAAGTAGTACAATAAAGCAGGGATTTAGTAGTTTAACGCAATCCCCATCCCTCAAAAAGAATGACACTGGGACATATAGGAGTCCAAACCTACGGAGATCATTGACTACAGAAACTGATTTTGAAGATCGATATGAAGGAGTTAGATCTCATAGTGAGAGCCAGAATACTTCTAGGCTTTCTAGTAATGCTGGTTCTGGAAATTGGAGTCAGGATGTTAGATCGTCCCAATTAGATACAATTAATGCTGATTCCAGTCCAAGTTATGAGAAAACTCATGAGCATAGGCTATTGGAAACTATTGTGACTTCTGGTGGTGTGCGACTACAACCCACACGAGATGCCATTCAGATTTTCCTTGTGGAGGCATCAAAATTGGATGCTCTGGCTTTATGTCATGCCCTTGAATCAAAGCTGCAATCTCCCTTGTGGCAG GTCTTGTGCCTTTTGGATGGTGAACAAACTGGTGGACTGGGCCATCAAGAGAAACCATTGAAGGCTGAAGCAACTGCTGTTCAGATGCCAGACTTGATAGACACCGGTGATGCAGATGACCTTTTTGGAACTGATGATTCAACAAAGATCCAAAATGCTTCTAGCACTACAAATATCTCGACTTCTTCTACTCCtttgattgataatttatttGGAGAAGGCATGGGTACTGATTTTGGTGTTAGTGAACAGAAAAATGATGATGACCCTTTTGTAGATGTGTCATTCCACAACAGCAGTAATAAGGAACATGAAGCTGATATATTTTCTGGAATGGCTCTTGATAGCTCACGCATTGCTGAAACCCATGTGGCAGTTAATGAGATTAGACCTGAGTTACTTGATATTTTTGGTCCCAACTCTGAAGTTTCCCAAGTCATAGACATTCCTAACAAAGACGTAAATGACATAATGAGCACGTTGTCTATAAGTGGAATTAACTCAGCCAATGTCAAGCAAAATGGAACCTCCTGGGGAGGACAAGATTCCACAGTAAATCCAAGTCATCAGGTTTCTAGTGATGCCTTCAACAGCATTCTTGCTTCCCAAACCACCGGGACAAATTCTGATCCCATGTTTGCTTTGGGTGCTACACCATATAATATGCCACCAGGTTTTGTTATGAATCCATCATTTACTCCtcagcaaattaattatacTGCAATGGCCAGTCTGCTTGCCCAACAGCAGCTTCTGGCATCCATGTCAAACTTCCAGCAGCTTGAAAAATTGCAGCCAAATCCTGGTGCTGGATCTAATGGGAGCTACTCTTCACCGCTCCCAGACATTTTTAATCCTGCTGTCCCAAATCAACCCACTTCAATGATGAGTACTTCAAAGAAAGAGGAGACAAAAGCATTTGACTTTATCTCG GACCATGTGGCTGCTGCTCGCGATCAAAAAAGAGTAGTTTGA
- the LOC113701468 gene encoding pentatricopeptide repeat-containing protein At4g33170-like yields the protein MVLETLGSLLNHCSKTKAFHNGISLHAVAIKAGMLCIINSNHTINMYSKCGKLILAHQLFDEMPERNLVTWSALISGYDQAGKHLMAIDLFRKMRTELWPNEFIFSSALSSCACLLEARLGQQIHAQAVRLGCSSISFVSNSLISMYMKCGECSDAMLVFSDGASWLSSVSYNAVIAGLVENKQPEKGFEMYKIMCQKGLIPDCFTFMGVLGVCSSPRDMWRGMQLHCQIIKNKLDSMATTGNILITMYAKFNLIEASEKVFRLLEEKDIISWNTMITAFSHCEEHVKALSVFREMQTRVALPDEFSYATALAASAGLASMRLGKQIHAHLIRKRPDEDTGIGNALLNMYAKCGCIEYAYNVFNQMASRNLVTWNSIIAGLASHGLGERALDTFECMKAAGMTPDSVTFVGLLSACNHAGLVDVGRGFFNCMDTIYAIPPDIEHFSCLIDLLGRAGRLSEAEEYVQKYQFGHDPVVLGCLLSACRLHGDVVTGKRVASQLLGLQPITTSPYILLSNLYASDGMWTDVAEARTMLKGSGLKKEPGWSLIDVDGYLEKFTIGDFSHSRIEEMVNTLKTLKWTGDEDLL from the coding sequence ATGGTTCTAGAAACCCTCGGTTCACTTTTGAACCACTGCTCTAAAACCAAAGCATTCCACAATGGGATTTCACTCCATGCAGTTGCTATTAAAGCAGGCATGCTATGTATTATCAACTCTAACCATACGATTAATATGTACTCTAAGTGTGGCAAGCTCATTCTTGCCCACCAACTGTTCGACGAAATGCCTGAAAGAAACCTCGTTACCTGGTCCGCCTTGATCTCTGGTTATGACCAAGCTGGGAAGCATTTAATGGCAATTGATCTTTTCAGAAAAATGAGAACAGAATTGTGGCCCAATGAGTTTATATTTAGTAGTGCTCTTAGTTCTTGTGCCTGCCTCCTGGAGGCTAGACTTGGGCAACAAATTCATGCTCAAGCAGTGAGGTTAGGCTGTTCATCTATCTCTTTTGTATCAAACTCATTGATCTCGATGTACATGAAATGTGGGGAATGTAGTGATGCCATGTTGGTATTTTCTGATGGTGCATCTTGGCTGAGCTCTGTTTCTTATAATGCTGTCATTGCTGGGCTGGTAGAAAATAAGCAGCCCGAAAAAGGTTTTGAAATGTATAAGATTATGTGTCAGAAAGGTCTGATTCCTGACTGCTTTACTTTCATGGGAGTCCTGGGTGTTTGCTCTAGTCCACGGGATATGTGGAGAGGAATGCAACTGCATTGCCAAATAATAAAGAACAAGCTTGATTCTATGGCTACAACTGGCAATATCTTAATTACAATGTATGCAAAGTTTAATTTAATAGAAGCATCTGAAAAGGTATTTAGATTACTTGAAGAAAAAGATATCATTTCGTGGAACACGATGATTACTGCTTTTTCTCACTGTGAAGAACACGTGAAGGCTTTGAGTGTTTTTCGAGAAATGCAAACACGAGTTGCTCTACCTGATGAATTCAGCTATGCAACTGCCCTTGCTGCATCTGCTGGTTTAGCTTCCATGCGGCTTGGTAAGCAGATTCATGCGCATCTGATCAGAAAAAGGCCAGATGAGGATACTGGTATTGGTAATGCTCTCCTAAACATGTATGCCAAATGCGGTTGTATTGAATATGCATATAATGTCTTTAATCAGATGGCTAGTCGTAATCTTGTGACATGGAATAGCATTATTGCTGGTTTGGCAAGCCATGGACTTGGAGAAAGAGCTCTAGATACGTTTGAGTGCATGAAGGCTGCTGGCATGACCCCAGATTCTGTTACATTTGTCGGACTTCTGTCTGCTTGCAATCATGCTGGGCTCGTGGATGTGGGCAGAGGCTTCTTTAATTGCATGGATACGATCTATGCAATCCCCCCTGATATTGAACATTTTTCATGCCTCATTGATCTATTAGGGAGAGCTGGAAGATTAAGTGAAGCTGAAGAGTATGTACAGAAGTATCAATTTGGGCATGATCCTGTTGTTTTAGGTTGCTTACTTTCAGCGTGTCGACTGCATGGGGATGTTGTTACTGGAAAACGAGTGGCTTCACAGCTTCTAGGTCTTCAGCCAATTACTACTTCACCTTATATTTTGCTCTCAAACTTGTATGCTTCAGATGGAATGTGGACTGATGTAGCAGAGGCAAGGACAATGTTGAAGGGCAGTGGGTTGAAGAAGGAGCCAGGTTGGAGCCTGATTGATGTGGATGGTTATcttgaaaagtttactattggTGATTTCTCACATTCTAGGATTGAAGAGATGGTGAATACACTCAAAACTTTGAAGTGGACAGGGGATGAAGATTTGTTGTGA
- the LOC113701066 gene encoding uncharacterized protein, with product MMGSRQKRSRTTKAKVNISSSLSNVNFWNAYMEGKMAIYERQLVRENFSIYPTVLTLCKGLQILFEVWLLSLLHLI from the exons ATGATGGGTTCAAGACAGAAAAGGAGCAG GACAACAAAAGCAAAGGTCAATATTTCATCTTCACTATCTAATGTGAATTTCTGGAATGCATATATG GAAGGAAAAATGGCTATCTATGAAAGACAACTGGTGAGGGAAAAT TTCTCTATTTACCCGACAGTGCTAACTCTGTGCAAG GGCTTGCAAATCCTATTCGAGGTGTGGTTGTTATCTCTTCTTCACCTAATATAG